The genomic stretch GAAGACTGTATGAGAATATGCCTCTCCACACACATtcgcatacacactcaccagGCTCATTTGAATTTATGATTTTTTTCAGGATTGGAGGTGCTCTGCATCTGTCTGCGGAGGTTGGCTTACCCATGCCGGTTTGCTGACCTTTCGCAGATGTTTCATCGTCCCAAGCCGgagttgtgtgtgctgttcaaggTAGGTATCGACTTCATCTATGATCAgttttctgacaaactaacaaaccTCAATCAGCCATGGCTGACAGTGCCCCAACTGGAACGGTACTGTGCAGCTATACATGCCAAGGGGGCTCCTCTGGAGTTTTGTTGGGGGATGGTTGATGGCACAATACGATCAATGTGTCGCCCCGGCCATTTGCAACAAGAAGTGTACGGCCATAAGAGGGTGCACTCTCTAAAGTTTCAGTGTGTCGTGACACCAAATGGCCTTGTGGCAAATGTTTTTGGGCCCTTGGTTGGTCGACGACATGACGCAGCTTTGCTGAATGGTAGTGGCATTCTTGAACACATGCAGCAGCACATGGTCACTCCAGCAGGAGATGAAATGTACCTGTATGGGGACCGAGCCTACCCCTTGACCCCTAACTTGATGAGGCCGTACCGTGGACAGATCACAGAAGAGCAACAGGCCTTCAACACAGAAATGAGCAGGGCGAGAAACTCTGTTGAATGGGAATTTTCAAAAATTGTTAGGCTGTGGGCATTTTTGGATTTCAAAAAAAATTTGAAGCTGTTCTTGTCCCCTGTAGGGAAACTCTACCTGGTTGGAGTTTTGTTGTCCAACTGTCATACTTGCCTACATGGCAGTGAGACATCACAGTTCTTTGGACTGAATCCACCAACACTGGAGGAGTATCTCTACTAATTGTCTGTGTAGCTCTCAAGTAGAAGAAATGCTCATTGCATTGATCTTGTGTCACATGGTGTTTGGCATCCAAATGGCCAAGCATCTAAACAAATTGACCCTGTAGAAGGCTTTAAATTATTAACATGATTTCACTGCTTAGAGATGGCCAAATCTACTGCCCGGTCGCCTGGTGGGAGTTCAAAATATGGTGGATAACCCGGTTTGCAACTACAAgtatctggtcaaatgcaattggcggggacgtagctaagttggtagcgtgctggctttgtagccagttggtcgctatcagcgtgggttcgatccccacgttcggtaagagatttatttctcggattcaactttgtgcagactctctttggtgtccgaacacccccgaaaaagatcccaagttcacagcaaaagtctcagggcttggaaaacacgaagacacgcttGCATGATCTTtcatctctgattatcatgatcgtatttcaatactttgacaagacaaacccaatgctggtgtgtcgaagaagacagccacagcgggcttgttcgaatcaaagtatcacaccatattttcagcgtattaccaacacctgtcccaatatagaccagttggtctaagaggacgttaaaccctaatagtcggTCAAATGCAAAAGCAACTTTTTCAGTGGTACTTTATTGAGTTAAATTTGGTTAAACCAAATAGATGCTGCACATTCAGACATTTCTGTCGTCTGTAAaattgacacacaaaaaaagaagcacCCAACTGGGGCGCGCTTTAAACGTTTCATACTGGCTGCGGCCTGTTTCTTATTTCGCTACTGATTCCAAACAAGCATATGTCTATTATCAAGTGAACCTGCGTAAAAAATAAAGCCAGGTAAGAACCCAGCTGACCTCCATTTATTGATCATTTGTAAAATTGTATGCTCTTGTCACTTGTGTA from Littorina saxatilis isolate snail1 linkage group LG16, US_GU_Lsax_2.0, whole genome shotgun sequence encodes the following:
- the LOC138951167 gene encoding uncharacterized protein, whose amino-acid sequence is MDARDQLELAAWDEDDAEDDFVVFALLDQPERRAYEGQFALDHFTASAEEIRRLCALLGMQRTMQAPNGMNNQGTKASGLEVLCICLRRLAYPCRFADLSQMFHRPKPELCVLFKVGIDFIYDQFSDKLTNLNQPWLTVPQLERYCAAIHAKGAPLEFCWGMVDGTIRSMCRPGHLQQEVYGHKRVHSLKFQCVVTPNGLVANVFGPLVGRRHDAALLNGSGILEHMQQHMVTPAGDEMYLYGDRAYPLTPNLMRPYRGQITEEQQAFNTEMSRARNSVEWEFSKIVRLWAFLDFKKNLKLFLSPVGKLYLVGVLLSNCHTCLHGSETSQFFGLNPPTLEEYLY